A region from the Thalassophryne amazonica chromosome 2, fThaAma1.1, whole genome shotgun sequence genome encodes:
- the LOC117526947 gene encoding cytochrome c oxidase subunit 4 isoform 1, mitochondrial, translating into MLAARTLRFVGKRATTTLICVRGEHGVAKVEDYSVPTNFDRQENPVADITYLRNLSPEQKSLKQKEKGSWVLLSNEEKLALYRISFKQSYAEMNQGASRRKSVLTWGLIFISFTALMSFWQKKDDPEHKKQELQSVLDVRIKADKGI; encoded by the exons ATGCTGGCTGCCAGGACTCTTAGGTTTGTTGGCAAACGTGCCACAACCACATTGATTTGTGTACGTGGAGAACATG GTGTTGCTAAGGTGGAGGACTACTCTGTGCCTACCAACTTTGACAGGCAGGAGAACCCTGTTGCTGATATCACGTATCTACGGAACCTCAGTCCAGAACAGAAGTCCctgaagcagaaggagaagggctCCTGGGTTTTACTGTCTAATGAGGAGAAGCTCGCAT TGTACCGCATTAGCTTCAAGCAGAGCTATGCTGAGATGAACCAGGGAGCGTCACGCAGGAAATCGGTGCTCACATGGGGACTGATCTTCATTAGCTTCACTGCCCTGATGAGTTTTTGGCAGAAGAAGGATG accccgaacacaaaaagcAAGAGCTGCAGAGCGTACTGGACGTGAGGATCAAGGCAGACAAGGGcatctga